The Cuculus canorus isolate bCucCan1 chromosome 14, bCucCan1.pri, whole genome shotgun sequence genomic sequence TTGGGGCTGGCATGTGTAAAATCACCCCTGCCAGTGGTGTCCTCTGTCTGCTGGTGTGGTGGGAGCAGCACAGGACAGGGAGGGACCTGAGGGACCCTTCACCTCCCCGTGAGCCCCATGTGCTGTGAAGGGAGAACCTGCACATCTCCTGCCCCCaggttttccatgttttctctctgctacACATCCCCTGTCATTGAGTTAtccccattttccctctctgcacACCTCCTGCTCCTtagttttcctcctttcccctccctgcacaTCTCCCGCCCTCGAGTTATCCATGTTTTCCCTGCAGAGGTGGCTTCTTGCCCCTGCTCTGCTTGTccatccagcccagctgcaAATCGTGGGAGCTGAATGTCCTGACAGCCAggccctcctctcccctctccagtGCTCTGCAGTGAGCTCCATGTTTGTGATGTCTCCTTTGACTGTCTGTGACAGGGTGGATGGAGAGTCCCACCAAGAGCAGGACCCTGTGTGCTCGCAGCAGAGGGACCCatctcagcagtgccctggGACAGCATCCCAGAGACACGACAATGTTGTGAAGCGCAAGCCTGTCTCCTGACACTGTGATTCTCACTGTGAAGACACAGATGTGGAGCACAGCCCAGGGAACGTAACTCCATGCCAGCCATGGGGCCACCACAAGCTGCCCAAGTCCCACGGCTAATGAAAGCCAGTGTCCAGCTAACCCACGTGTGACGAGCCACCATCAGCTGCTGGAAGCGCAGAGCAGTGGGGTTACACCAGTGACCCCAGGGTGCAGGTTTAGCCCCAACAGCAGGGTCTGAAGGGCACCGTGTGATGGGGACAGACACAGAGCCCCACCAGCAACTTGCTAACAGATACATGAGCCCCACGACCCTATGAATTCCATCTAACTCGGACTCAAGTCCTTATAGGGTGGCAGCTCTGTTGCCTCCAGAGAAGCATCCCTTACTTCCCCCTTCTCACTGCCGATGTGTTGCCAAGTATTAGATGGGTAGGATGGGGCTGTTGTACCTTGAGAAGACCCCACAAAACAGTGAGATGATACTGTGAGAGAGAATCTTAGAGTCATCatggaatggtctgggttggaagggacctcaaagcccatcgagttccaaccccctgccatgggcagggacacctcccacaggatccggttgctccaagtcccatccaacctggccttgaacacctccagggatggggcagccaccactgctgagggcaacctgggccagggcctcaccatcctcagaggagaaaagaggtgGCTAATGGGGGACAGGGAACACCTGCACCCGGATGGGCATTTGGATGAACAGGAGATGAGAAGTGCAAGGTGTGGAGGAAGTAagcacagggcagcagcacTCGCGGCTTGAGGTGAGAGCATGGAGGGTTGAGGTGATGAGAAAACGTGGAACTGGGTGGTCAGTGCCCCCAGAGCCCCAGCGAGAGGAGGCTCTGGGCAGGCTACAAGCCATGGGTGCTGCAAGAGGTTGTCCCCCCCCACAAGTTCTCTGGCTGTAAGAGCACCCAACACCCCCTGGTCTGGAGCTGAGCACCCCACCTGCTGTCAGCGGGGATGATCCCGTTCACATTGACTTTGTGCAGATCAGGATTGAACCCAGCTGGGGCAGGGGCCCAGCAGCTGCCGGCAGCCTCGGTGCGCGGGGGCGAGCAGCAGAatggaaaatgctgtttgtCAGTATGTTCCCCTGTGGTGCCTGTCTGGACTGACTTCCCGTTGTCCGGTGGAAGCTGCCCCATGCCCACGCATGCTCTCCCGTGGGCGTGCAGAGCCCCAGCATCCTCGTCTCCTGCCCCACCGCCGGCCACCTCGCTCCCCACTGAGGTGCCCCCCTGATGGGGGCTGGGCTGCACGGCTGGACTGGATCCTCCCGTCTGACCCAGGACCCCGTGCCTGGACAACCTCATGGTGGGCTCAGTGCCAGGTTCCTCGCCATCCCGCGCCATCCCAAGCTCTCTAGCACACGCACCAACCCCTTTATTGTTGTGCCAGAAACCACAGCAGCGGCAAACACTGAGAGAGCGgggacagaggctgcccaggacccCACTGCCCGGACAAGTGGCCCCCAAGCACAAAGTGGGGAAGGGGCTCCCCGAACCAGCTGGACCAGAATCAGCCTGCAGAGCCGAGCTTGGTGCCCAGGAGAGGACCTGGGAGGACTTCTTGAGATGGGGAGGTGGGGGTCACGCAAAGCCTGGGGGAGTTTGGTGGGCTGGAGTGGGTCCAGCCTGATCGAGCCAGAcctcagagcagagagggtcagCCCAAGCCCCATGCTGCTGCGAAGCCTTGGGCAGAAACCCACAGACCCCCCACTTCTTGAACTTTGAGGGACAACTCTAGAAGCTCCTGCAGTGGCAAAGGGATATCCTGGTGCCAGGAAAGCTCCTACCCACCCCATGAAGGGTTCCCCACTCTTGCCTTGCCCAGTCTACCCTTAGGGCACCCCTTTTCTCACTGCTAGCTTTGCCTCCTGCAAAAGGAGGACACCTCCATGGGCCACCATGGAtatttatggttggactcaatgatcagttggacttggtgatcttaaaggtcttttccaacccaaactattccgtgattctgtggGCTCAAGGGGGACCGGGGTGCCCatcctccctctttccatcACCCGTGCTGTAGGTTCCCATGGGACCGTGCCCGGGTAGGGGGGTCTGTGATGAAGGAGTTGAAGAGCAGGTGTAACTATTTGGGCACAGGGGGTCAAATTCCCACCCGTGGCCCCTGGCTACCAAGCCCTGGTCATGAGGGGTCCTCCCTGAAGAGGGCTCAGGCCTCATGGTCACTGGTGCTCAGGTGGTCCTCAGACAGCCCCGTCTCATCTATGTTCTCCAGTGATTCGGCGTGCTGCACTGAGAGCTCGGCCAGGCTGACGCTGGGCAATGTGTTCTGCTCTGGGTACACCCAGGGCTTGTACTCAGGGTCGTGCTTGCGTTTCCACTCTGGATACTTCAGTCCAGCCTTGTAGATCTTCTTCATCGCCTGTGGGCAGAGTGGATCCAGCCCGTCACAGTGCCCCAAGTCCCCAGTGGGGGTGAAGCTACCCTGGTTTGAGGGCACAGCTCCCAGCAATCCCATAGCGGctttttgggggtgctgggaggagatgggggccTTGCTTGGACCACACAGCCTCAGCATCATGTCCAGTGCATGTTCTGCAAGCCCAGGGCCACCCAGCACCCATCTTGCAAGCTGTAGGTcacccagcacccatcctgtGATGCTTAGGACACCAAGGACCCACCCTGCAAGCCTTGGGTCACCCAGCATCCATTCTGAAAGCCTTAGGTGACCCAGCACCCATCCTGAGAGCCCTCAGTCATCCAGCACCCATCCCATGAGCCCTGGGTCACCCAACATCCATCCTGAGAGCCCTCAGTCACCCACCACCCATCCTGTGAGCCCTGGGtctcccagcacccatcctgcaaGCCATGGGTCACCCCGCACCTATCCTGCAAGCCCTTAGTCACCCACCACCCATCCTGTGAGCCCTGGGTcacccagcacccatcctgcccCTACGAAGGGCTTTACTTCGGGGCAGCTCATCCCCATGCACCCTGCTTACCTTTGGTGCCACAAACTGGGAGACACGGTTCACCACCCACTTTGGCAGCGACCCTGCAAGAGCCCAAAGTCGCATCACTCACTTGAAGGCACCACGCAGCCCCCCATGCCAGACTGAGCCCCCCAGGGCTGATGGCACCTGCCCCATGCTGTGCCCTGTGAGGGGACACTTTCTTCTCTGGGTTGTCCCCACTTCCATTGGCCCTTGGGACCTCAGGGTGATGGAGACCCATGGTAGGTGATCTCTGGGGTACAAAGGGGCCCATTCCCAAGGAGGCAGGCTGCACCCTCCTCATTCCGGAACTCACCGCGAGGGTCCACCTGGGTGAGATAATAGAGGACGCAGGCTCCGGCACCGTTCGCCTTGATCAGGTAGCCTGTCTGCAGTGACACGGCCCTCACAAAATCCTTCCGGGGTGGGTATTTCTACAGAGAGATGTTGTGCACCTCAATGCCTGCCCGAgctgctgcccagctctgcctctgcctgctggcCCATAGGGACAGGGCATAACAGCCCAGGCAAAGCCACCGGCGCTGCTGCCACCATGCAGCACAGTGCAAAGGGGGTAGAAGGACCTCACATGGGGCTGCCTGGTGGTCCAGTGCCTGAGTACCCATGGGGCCAGCACCCctgccagggctggggctcACCGGGTGCTTGACGCTGTAGTTGAGGATGATGTAGTCATTGCCTAGGGGCAGCCAGGAGCGCAGGGTGACAAAATCCCGGTTCTTCAGAGGGCTCGGGCATTTCCCTATGGAACAAAACCCATTACAGCCCAATCCATTGTCCCCGGGGCCCCACATCCACACATGGGTCAATGAGGTtggggaggaaggggctggggggTTCTCACAGGAGTAGTATCCCACATCAGCATTCACGGTCAGGCGCCCGATGTCGTAGGTCTCAATCATGTTTGAGTCCCATTTCTCACGGTAGCGGGTGTCATGCAGGACATCGTAGAGCGTCTCGGCAGGGACATCCTTGCAGGAGATGCGAGTCTGCAGGGAGACGAGCAGTTGGGCAGGGGCAAAACATCATCCCCAGAGCACAGAGTTGTGCCCATGTAGGGACAAGGACcttaggttgttttttttgggaATGGCGTGTCCTCCTGCTGCTATCAAGCCATGTACGGGTGGTGCAGGGCATGTCCTGACGCTTTAAGGACAGCTCAGGCAGAGCCATGCAGCCACGCGACACAATGCAAAGGGGGTAAAAGGACTCTCTGCCCTCAGATAGAGTTGCCTGGTGGTCCAGTGCCTGGATACCCTGAGTCCAGTCCTGGCCCCTGGCCCCATGCTCCTGCAGAGCATGCAAGGGGAtgctcctgccctggcacaatGCTCTCAGGAGCATGGTCTGGTGCAGGGAGGTTGGCAGGGCCCCGGCTGTAACTGGAGCCACGGAGCTGCGGACGAGTGCATTATTGATGAAGCAGGCTGTCCTGCTCCTCTCAACGCCGGGAGGAAGGCGATGTCATCTGCTCCTCATTAGAGGCCTTGCATCTTTGATGAGATGTTCGACAGTGCCATGTAATTGGAGATGGCCCTCTGAACATGGCAGGTCTCATCAATCTCGGGCAAAGCTTTCCCCGATGGCCTGGGTGATGGTTTCTGCCCGGTGTGCTGGACTCGTGCCCAGGACAGGCTTGTAAATTTGCTGTCCTCCATGGTGCACTGCGTAGGAGAGCGTGGGAGCTTCCtgccccctccctctcctccccctgcccACCTCCCCCCTCCAAGCTGCGTctggaggtgctgctgctgcagggtgagGGATGTCTGCAGGAAAGGCTACCCTGAGGAAGCTCAGGGTCCTCCTGGGTTCCTAGAAGTTCTGGTTAGCACAGTAGGGCCATCACTGCCTtgcacccccaaaatcccccactAAAGCCTGTCCACCACCCTTCTCCAGACATGGATGAACAAAGGTTATGAAGTAGAGCCTCAAACCAGATCAAACACAGCAAACTCAGGTGGAGAAAATCCAAAGCTCCATCGGCTCTGGGACTCTCCAGGTTAAACCTTCATTAATGGAAAGGCTGGGGCTATTTTGATACACACACCTCACCCTGTGCATCTCAGCTATCCTGCCCAGACTGTGTGGCACCATCCATCCTTCCTTTGGGAAGGTTCCTGGGCAGTGCTGACTCTTGCACCAGGGCCAGGCCCTGTCCAGATCAGGGAAGAACCACGTCAAGGAGATGTAACTTGCAATGAGCTGGGCTTGGTGGCAGTTCTCAGACCCCCTTGAACATGCCTGGAGTCCTCTGTCTCTTTGGCTTGTTGGTGGCTCGGTTCATCCGCTCTGCCAGACTGTACTTGTTTGAACTTGGTTGGACTTCACGAGGTTCCTGCCCATTTCTCCAGACGTGACTCCAGCACTTCAAATGCTTTCCACACCTCAGTACTGTCAACAGACTTGCTGAGAGAGCACCTAATCCCACCATCACAATAAGAGAGGAACCCCAGGAACCCAGGCCACCATctggactcagcactgctgaCCACCATGAGCTATGAGCTTGGTGGTGAGCTGGTTTTCCACACTCCACTCCTCTAGTCCAGACCTCACCAATCTAGTGAAAAGAAGACTATGGGAAACACTTCTAAAGGTTCTGCTGAAGTCAAAGTATATGGCTTTCACTGTTCTCCCCACGCCCACAGAGCCAGTTCTCTCATTGCAGGAGGCAACCAGGCTGGCCAAGCATTTGTCCTTGGTAgttccctccttctcttcccacttCCCTTGTCCTTCAGGACATGGCTTCAAGGAGGATGttctccatcaccttcccaATGATGGAGGTGACACAGCAGCCCGTAGTGCCCTGGAGCATCCTTTTTATCCTCTGGAAGACCGAGATGATGTTTGCCTTTCCCAGGCCTCAGGAAACTCCTGCGGTAACCAGGACTTTTCAAAGAGACATTGGCCAGCTCCGTCAGCATCCCCAGGTGTGTCCTGACTGGTCCTGTGGACTTTTGCAAGCCCAACTGTGTTCGGTAATCCCTGATCCTAGCCCAGAAGCTCTTCCCTGGCTCACTACACCTCTGCAGAGagtgctgcttctcctcacCATGGCCCTGTAAGGcctccagccacagcagctTCGCAATCGTGTGTCCAGCTCCTTCTGGTGTCACCCCAGCTGCATGCGCCCCTCTGCAGGCAACTGGGATGCCAGTTACTCTGCACTTAGGAGAGCAATGGAAGAGCCTCCTCCAGAGTACTGCATCCCAGATACCTCCTCACTGCCTCCCCATGCCTCTTCAGGATCACAGGACCCATTCCCTAATGCTCCTAGTTGAAAGCCTTCCTCACTAGGTCAGCCAGACAGTTGGTGAGATGCCCTGGCCTTGGATCCCGTCACTTCCCATCTGTCCTTATCCTTGGTGGCCAGAAAAGGCAAAGCCTTGCCCGTGACATCAGCCATGGAGCCAGGCACTGACCCACAGGATGCTCCCACACAGGGAGCAGCACCCCGTAACCACTCTTGAGGTACTCAGGGTCTCCGGGCAGTGTCACTGCTGCCACGTGAATGAGGAACAAGGTGTTACAGACTGAGGGATAGTTGACCCTCGCTATTCCCGCTGCAGCATCCCAGATCTGGCCCCTGGCAAGCAGCAAACCTCCTGAGATAGCCCATGGGAGCTCTTAAACTCTCCAGGACGTTGAGCCAGCGCAAGATGCGAGGCGATGTGCCCCAGGATGGGGGAGAGGCAGCACGAAGGCATCCTGCCAGCGTGTCTCATGCCTGAGGGCTCCCAACAAGGCCATCTCCATAACGTAATAGATCCCAGGGCCTTCCCACTGGTGTCCAGATAAAGGGCAGCTGCAACACGAGCCcacatgcatgtgtgcatgGCAGGAtgcctccctgtgctgcagcGAGCACCCCAGGAGATTGAGAGGCTAAaagctgtggggcaggcagggagaatCTGCGGGAAGCAGCTCTGGGCGATGAACCCTGCCAGGAACACCCGCAGGCAggctggaccaggctgctgtGCACCCTCAGGGTGGGCCAGCACCCCAGGGACCCCGGGGCAGGGAAGGGCTAGTGGTTCTGCAGCCGCCAGCGTCTGCTTACCTTGATCTTCTGCACGGTGCAGCTTTCTTCCTGGCCCTGACTCCACACGGTCACGCCATTCTTGTTATAGCGACAGTGCCAGCCCTCCAGGCTCTCACACTGATCCCTGAAGGAGCTGAAGTCGGAGTCGTCCGGGATGTAAACCATCtcgcctcctctggacatggggctgagctgccagaCCTAGGGTGCAGGCACTGGCTGCAAGCAGGCTccttctgcctcctctcccagaaaagcagctctgccCTTGAGCTCTGCCTTGCTTGCAGCTCACATCATCCTCCGAGCCCCGCGCCCGTGCCCCTGCAGTGGGCACCGGCCACCCAGGCGCTCCAGGATGGGCAGAGACCTCCAGCCACCCCTGCCACGCTGCGCGGcgcagagcagcagagaggaaggctCCTTCCCTGCAGTTGCTATCGCAGCTGCTGGCAGCTCGGGTGTCTTCTCCGGCTGGCTAACCAGGATCACATTTCTCTCCGGCTGGCTGGCAGCTCCTCTATTATTCAGCAGGTAGCAGCGTGCAGGTGGCTCGGCTttcagggcagagctgccccacGCTCCCGGAGCCCCCCGTTTGTGCCGACCCCGCTCTCCTCTCACCGACACAATCTCTGTGCCTGACTTTGCAGCTCCAGCTCGCTGCCGGGATCAGCTGATCacctgccaggagcagcagccaggcctCCCGGCAGCGCGGCGGAAGCGATGGGCTTCAGCATCCGAGGGATGCGGGCCAGCGCAGGTCCTGGCGTGCCTAGGATAGAGTCATGGTCCAGAGCACAGGATCTTGGCTCCCAGGGCATCCTGGGGCCTCAAGGTGGGCTCCTGGcgtgggaaaaggaaagaatttgcaGTGGGGAGGTTGCTGCTGGCTGAGCTCACAGGATGATGGTGATGCTGGTGGGAAGGGACTTCTGGGAGCCACTGGCCCACCCTGCAGTGTGGAGCAGAATCACCACCAGCACAGGGTAAGGTCATC encodes the following:
- the LOC104065762 gene encoding START domain-containing protein 10 isoform X2, with the protein product MSRGGEMVYIPDDSDFSSFRDQCESLEGWHCRYNKNGVTVWSQGQEESCTVQKIKTRISCKDVPAETLYDVLHDTRYREKWDSNMIETYDIGRLTVNADVGYYSWKCPSPLKNRDFVTLRSWLPLGNDYIILNYSVKHPKYPPRKDFVRAVSLQTGYLIKANGAGACVLYYLTQVDPRGSLPKWVVNRVSQFVAPKAMKKIYKAGLKYPEWKRKHDPEYKPWVYPEQNTLPSVSLAELSVQHAESLENIDETGLSEDHLSTSDHEA
- the LOC104065762 gene encoding START domain-containing protein 10 isoform X1 gives rise to the protein MPSWQLTSVGCPKVWQLSPMSRGGEMVYIPDDSDFSSFRDQCESLEGWHCRYNKNGVTVWSQGQEESCTVQKIKTRISCKDVPAETLYDVLHDTRYREKWDSNMIETYDIGRLTVNADVGYYSWKCPSPLKNRDFVTLRSWLPLGNDYIILNYSVKHPKYPPRKDFVRAVSLQTGYLIKANGAGACVLYYLTQVDPRGSLPKWVVNRVSQFVAPKAMKKIYKAGLKYPEWKRKHDPEYKPWVYPEQNTLPSVSLAELSVQHAESLENIDETGLSEDHLSTSDHEA